The genomic DNA AACCGGTTGCCCGCGACGGTGGCGATCGTGACCAATATCGACCCCGAGCACATGGAGCATTGGGGCACCATCGAGAACCTGCGCCAGGGATTTCTTGATTTCACTTCGAACATTCCGTTCTACGGTGTGGCCGTGTGCTGCACGGATCATCCCGAGGTCCAGAGCCTCGTCGGCAAGATCAGCGACCGCCGCGTTGTCACCTACGGCTTTAACGCGCAGGCCGACGTGCGGGCGGTGGGGCTGCATTACAAGAACGGCATCGCGCATTTCGACGTCCACCTGCAGGCCGAGGACATCATCATTCACGATTGCCAGTTGCCGATGCCGGGCGATCACAACGTGTCGAACGCGCTGTCCGCCGTGGCGGTGGCGCGCCATCTAGGCATGAAGGGCGAGGAAATCCGCGAGGCGCTGCGCAGCTTTGGCGGCGTTAACAGACGGTTTACCAAAGTGGGCGAAGTTGACGGGGTGACCATCATCGACGACTACGGCCACCATCCGGTGGAAATCGCGGCCGTTCTCAAAGCCGCGCGCCACGCCACCGAAGGGCGCGTGATTGCCGTGCATCAGCCGCACCGCTATTCCCGTTTGAGCCATCACTTCGATGAGTTCTGCGCCTGTTTCAACGATTGCGATGTCGTGGGGATTGCGCCGGTCTATGCGGCCGGCGAGGAGCCGATCGAGGGGGCAGACCGCGATGCGCTTGTCGCCGGTCTGATCCAGCACGGCCACCGCCACGCAAGGCGGGTCGATGGCCCCGATGATCTGGTGCGGCTGGTGGCCGAACAGGCGGGTCCGGGCGACATGGTTGTCTGCCTTGGTGCGGGGACCATCAGCGCCTGGGCGAATGAATTGCCCGACAGTCTGCGCAAGCTCAAGGGTGCCGCTGCATGAACGCGGTGTTGATCTGCGCTGTGCTTGGCGCTCTGGGCTATGGCGCGGCGCGGATGCTGGGGATCAAACCGGCGGTTTATGTGTGGATCGGTGCGACGCTTGTGGCGGCCCTGCAGATTTTCGGGGCGCTGATGCTGACCAGCACACCCGTGGGGGCGGTGGATGCCGCGGCGCCGGGGGAATGGAAACTGCTGGTGTATGCCGCGTTCGGGCTGGCCGGTATCGTGATCTGGGCGCTGCAGAAGCGCCGGAGTGTAGGCGCATGACGCTCGTCTGGTTGTCGATCGGATGGGTGTTTGCCGCGGTGGCCACGGCGATGTTGCCGATGCGCCACCAGTACGTGCCGGGCATCAGCCTGATGGTCGCAGCACCGGTGCTGATCGTGATGCTGGGCCAGGGGTATGGCTGGATATACGCGGTCCTCGCGCTGGCCGCGTTCGTGTCGATGTTCCGCAACCCGCTGCGTTATTTCATTGCCCGCGCCCGCGGCCAGAAACCGGAGATCCCGCAATGAGCCTTTCGCTGACACTGGTGTGTCTTTGGGCGCTGGTCGCCAATGTGCTGGCCATGACGCCGAGCAAGGACCATCACTGGCGCAACGCCTATATCCTGATCGGTATCGGCATCCCGCTGGTGGGCTATGTCGTGACGCAGCACGGGCCCTGGATCGGGTTGATCGTGCTGGCGGCAGGGTGTTCGGTGCTGCGCTGGCCGGTGATCTACTTTGGCCGCTGGGTGCGCGGGGCGTTTTCCAAGGGTGCTGCGGAGTAATGTCGGCGGTGGTCTTGGCGCTTGTCGCTGTGCTGCTGGGATGGATGGCCGTGATGGCATGGTGCGGCTATCGCCGCCGGTGGCTGTTGTTTCTGGGCGTTCTGCTGGGCGGCATTGCGATGAATATCGTCTGGATCGTTCTGGGTCTGCGGGCCGATCCGTTTTCCAACCACGCCATTCTGGCACATGCCTCTGCGGTGCTGTATGGGCTGTGCAGCCTGACGGTGGGGTGGATCCTGTCGCGGGTCATCGGTAGTTTTCGAGACAGCAGGGTCGGGCCCAAATGATTTCCAATTTGCCATCTGTGCGTGGTCGGCTGACGCCGGACCGGGCGTTGTCGGAGCTGACATGGCTGCGCGTGGGAGGGCCGGCGGATGCGCTGTTCCAGCCTGCCGATGTCGCGGACCTGTCCGATTTCATGCGCCAGTTGCCGGATGATGTGACGGTCTTTCCCATGGGCGTCGGATCGAACCTGATCGTGCGGGATGGCGGATTGCGCGCCGTGGTTGTCCGGCTGGGCCGTGGCTTCAATACGATTACCTGCGCCGAGGGCCTTGTCACGGCAGGCGCCGCGGCGCTGGATGCGCATGTCGCGCGCAAAGCGGCGGATGCGGGCCTGGACCTGACGTTTTTGCGCACGATCCCGGGGAGCATCGGGGGCGCGGTGCGCATGAATGCGGGCTGCTACGGCAGCTATACGGCAGATCATTTTATCAGCGCGGATGTGGTGACACGGTCCGGAGAGCGGCGCACGCTGGGCCCCGAAGACATGAATTTCCGCTACCGTCAGAGCGATTTGCCGGAAGGCGCCGTGCTGATCGCAGCGACATTTGCCCCGCCCAAAGGCGAGGCGGAGGCGTTGCACGCGCGGATGGAGGCGCAGCTTGCCAAACGCGACGAGACACAGCCCACCAGGGATCGCAGCGCCGGATCCACGTTCCGCAATCCGGCGGGGTTCAGCTCGACCGGCAAGGATGACGATGTGCACGATCTCAAGGCGTGGAAGGTCATTCAGGACGCGGGGATGAAGGGCGCGACCCGCGGCGGTGCCCAGATGTCCACCAAACACGCGAATTTCCTGATCAATACGGGCGGCGCAACCGCCGCCGATCTGGAAGGACTTGGGGAAGAGGTGCGAAAAAAGGTTTACGATTCAAGTGGTATCACGCTAGAATGGGAAATCATGCGGGTCGGCGAGAATTAGGTTGCCAGCCGCAGGGGCATAAGCCGCGAAACAGCGGCATCCAATAACAAGAATGGGCCGAAAAGGCCGGGACGATAGAGGCACAAGTGGGAATGTCGAGCAGGGCAAACCCGACAGTGGCGGTTTTGATGGGCGGACCTTCGGCAGAGCGCGAAGTGTCCCTTTCATCCGGGCGTGCATGCGCGGCGGCACTGCGGGAACATGGATACGAAAATGTGGTCGAGGTCGATGCTGGCCCCGATCTTCCTGTTGTTCTGGCGCAGCTGGCCCCGGACGTCGTGCTGAATTGTCTGCACGGGCGCTGGGGCGAGGATGGCTGTGTGCAGGGTCTGCTGGAGTGGATGGCGATCCCCTATAGCCATTCGGGCGTGATGGCCTCTGCTGTCGCCATGGACAAACAGCGCAGCAAGGACGTCTTTCGCGCCGCGGGCCTGCCGGTCGTCGACAGTATGATCGTCGATGCCGATGCGGTGCGCGCAGGCCACGTGATGTTGCCCCCCTATGTGGTGAAGCCCAACAACGAAGGCTCGTCCGTGGGGGTCTATCTCGTGGATGTAGAGAACAATGGCCCCCCGCAGCTGGGCCCCGAGATGCCGCAGTCGGTCATGGTCGAGACATTCGCGCCGGGCCGCGAGCTGACCACCAGCGTCATGGGCGGCCGTGCGCTGACCGTGACCGACATTCACACCACCGGATGGTACGATTACGACGCGAAATACAAGGAAGGCGGATCATCGCATGTGGTGCCCGCCGACGTGCCGCAGGAGATATTCGATCTGTGCATGAGCTATGCCGTGCAGGCGCATGACGCGCTGGGGTGCAAGGGGGTCAGCCGTACGGATTTCCGCTGGGACGAGGCGCGCGGCACCGAAGGGCTGATCCTTCTGGAGACAAACACGCAACCGGGCATGACAGCCACGTCGCTGACGCCCGAACAGGCGCAGGCGGTCGGCATCTCGTTCCCGCAGCTGTGTGCCTGGATGGTGGAGGACGCATCATGCGCGCGCTGATCCGACGCAAGACCGACGGTGGCCGGGCCGATCCCGCGCCCTCACGCTGGGCGTGGCGGCTGCAACGTCTGATGTTGACGCCCGGCGTGCGTTTGGGCCTGCGGGCAGGGGTGCCGTTTTGCGTCACCCTGCTGGCGGGGACCTTGTATCTGAGTGACGAGGCGCGGCGCGGCCACATCGAGCAGGTCGTCGCCGAAGCGCGTGCCAGCATCGAAACGCGGCCCGAATTCATGGTCAACCTGATGGCTATCGACGGCGCGCAGGGCGAACTTGCCACCTATATCCGGGATAGCCTGCCGCTGGACTTCCCGATCTCGAGCTTTGATCTGGATCTCGGGGCCATGCGCAAAACGGTCACAGAGATATCGGCGGTCAAATCGGCATCGGTGCGGATCAAGCCGGGCGGTGTCTTGCAGATTGACGTCACCCCCCGCAAGGCGGTGGCGCTGTGGCGCTCGGACGCCGGTTTGTCGCTTATTGACGCCGAAGGGTATTATATCGCCGCGGCCACCAGCCGGTTCGCGCGCCCCGATCTGCCGCTGATCGCGGGTGAGGGGGCGGACGGCCATGTCGCCGAGGCGATAGAGCTGATGCAGGCGGCCGCACCTCTGGGAGACCGGCTGCGCGGGTTGGTACGGGTTGGCGCGCGGCGCTGGGACGTGGTGCTGGACCGCGACCAGCGCATTCTGCTGCCGCAGGCCGGTGCCTTGCGGGCACTGGAACGCGTGATTGCGCTGGAGGGTGCGCAAGACGTGCTGAGCCGCGATGTGGCGCGGGTCGACATGCGGCTGAACCATCGGCCAACAGTAAAAATGACAACAGAGGCCGCCGAAGAATGGCAGGCCCAACAGGCAGCGTTTGGGACGGGTAATAGATGATGGATTTGTACGACAGCCAGCGCACGATGCGCCATATGCGCAAACTGGCGATGCAGCGCGGCGTTGTGGCCATTCTGGATGTGGGCAGCTCGAAAATCGCGGCATTGGTGCTGCGCTTTGACGGGTCCGCGCGGCTGGAGGAAAGCGGCGAGATCGGGTCGCTGGCCGGGCAGTCGGGTTTTCGGGTCATTGGTGCCGCGACCACCCGTTCGCGCGGTGTGCGCTTTGGCGAGATCTGTGCGATGGGCGAAACGGAGCGGGCGATCCGCACCGCGTTACAGGCCGCACAGAAGATGGCCGGTATCCGTGTCGATCACGTGATTGCCTGTTTTGCGGGGGCGGAGCCGCGCAGCTACGGACTGGATGCGAAAATCGCGCTGGAGGACCAGACGGTTTGCGAAGAGGACGTGGCGCGGGTGCTGTCTTCGTGCGATGTGCCGGAATACGGCGAGGGCCGCGAAGTGCTGCACGCGCAGCCGGTAAACTTCGCGCTGGATCACCGCAGCGGGCTGATCGATCCGCGCGGGCAGTTGGGCAACGAGCTGTCTGTCGACATGCACATGCTGACGGTCGATGCGCTGGCGGTCCAGCATCTGGCCCATTGCATCAAGCGGTGCGATCTGGAACTGGCGGGCATCGCATCGTCGGCCTATGTGTCGGGGATTTCCAGCCTTGTCGAGGACGAACAGGAGCTGGGTGCGGCCTGCATCGATCTGGGGGGCGGCGCGACGGGCGTGTCGATCTTTATCAAAAAGCACATGATCTATGCCGACAGCATCCGCATGGGCGGCGATCATGTCACATCGGATATTTCGATGGGCCTGCAGGTGCCCACGGCAAACGCCGAGCGGATCAAGACGTTCTATGGCGGGGTGCATGCGACCGGTATGGACGACCGCGAAACCATCGAGATTGGCGGAGAGACGGGTGACTACGAACACGACCGGCGCACGGCGAGCCGGGCCGAACTGATCGGCATCATGCGCCCGCGTGTCGAGGAAATCCTGGAAGAAGTGCGCGCGCGTCTCGACGCAGCGGGCTTTGACCATTTGCCGAGCCAGCAGATTGTGCTGACCGGTGGTGGCAGCCAGATCCCCGGACTTGACGGGCTGGCAAGCAAGATTTTGGGCCAGCAGGTCCGGCTGGGTCGACCCTTGCGGGTGCACGGCCTGCCGCAGGCCGCCACCGGCCCCGGTTTTTCCTCTGCAGTCGGGCTCGCGCTGTTTGCCGCACATCCGCAGGACGAGTGGTGGGACTTCGATATCCCCGCAGATAGGTACCCCGCACGATCGCTCAAACGGGCGGTGAAGTGGTTCAAGGACAATTGGTAACCCCTATATAGGGGGAACCGACCGATATACGGCGGATTCCGGCAATATTTTGCCCAGATTTAGCGCCGATATGGCCTTTTTTACGTGACGACAGGCGCTATGGCGTCTAGAATTAACGAAATTTGGGATAAAAACGACCCGCGCGGTGCGGGCAAGCAGAACAGGCGGATCCAAAATGACTTTGAACCTTTCGATGCCCGGACAAGAAGAACTGAAACCGCGGATCACCGTTTTCGGTGTGGGCGGGGCAGGCGGCAATGCCGTCAACAACATGATCGAGAAAGAGCTTGATGGTGTTGAGTTTGTTGTCGCAAACACCGACGCGCAGGCGCTGCAGCAGGCGAAGTCGGAAAACCGCGTGCAACTGGGCATCAAGGTGACCGAAGGTCTGGGTGCGGGGGCGCGTGCCACCGTGGGGGCCGCCGCCGCCGAAGAAAGCATCGAGCAGATCGTCGATCATCTGGCTGGCGCGCACATGTGCTTTATCACGGCCGGTATGGGCGGGGGCACCGGCACGGGTGCAGCGCCGATCATCGCGCAGGCCGCCCGCGAGTTGGGCGTTCTGACGGTCGGTGTTGTGACCAAACCCTTCCAGTTCGAAGGTGCCAAGCGGATGCGTCAGGCCGAGGACGGCGTTGATGCGCTGCAAAAGGTCGTCGATACGCTGATCATCATTCCCAACCAGAACCTGTTCCGTCTGGCCAACGAAAAGACGACCTTTACCGAGGCGTTTTCGATGGCCGATGACGTGCTGTACCAAGGTGTCAAAGGTGTGACCGACCTGATGGTCCGTCCCGGCTTGATCAACCTCGACTTTGCGGACGTACGTGCCGTGATGGACGAGATGGGCAAGGCGATGATGGGCACCGGTGAGGCGGATGGCGAAGAGCGCGCAATTCAGGCCGCCGAGAAGGCCATCGCGAACCCGCTGCTGGACGAAATCAGCCTGCGCGGCGCGAAAGGCGTTCTGATCAACATCACCGGCGGTCACGATCTGACGCTGTTCGAGCTCGACGAAGCGGCAAACCGTATCCGCGAAGAGGTCGACCCCGAAGCGAACATCATCGTCGGCTCCACGCTGGATACCGATATGGGTGGCACGATGCGTGTGAGCGTTGTGGCCACAGGGATTGACGCGCTGGACGTGCAGACCGATATGCCGGTGCCGCGCCGCTCCATGTCGAAGCCTTTGACGCAGGAAGTTGCCATCGAAGAGCCCGCGCCCGTCGCGGCCGCCACGCAGGTCGTGGCCGAGCAGCAGCCCGCACCCGTCGAGGAAGCACCCCAGCCGACATATGTCGAAGAGGTTGCCGAAGAGAGCCACGACCAGCCGGACATGTTTGCAGAGCCCGCGCAGGAGCAGTACGAGGATGCGACTGACGATCTGCCGCCCCCCGCCTATGCCCAGGAGCCGCAGCAGTACGAGCCCCGCCGCGAACAGATCGAGGCCGAGCCGGAAACATTCGTTGCCCCCCGTGCACCGACGCCCGGCACACCGTCGCCTGAAGCGATGGCGCGCCTGCGTGCCGCAGCCCAGCGTGCCGCCCCTGCACAGCAGCCCGCCGCGCCAGCGCCTCAGCAGCAGCAGGCCCAGCAGCAGAACCCGCAGGCCGGGCAGGGTGCCGAGCGTCCGCGCTTTGGTATCAACTCGCTCATCAACCGCATGACCGGCACACAGGAAGGTGGCGCACCGCAGGACCGCGCCGCGGCCCCCAAACCCGCGCCACGCCAGCAGCCCCCCATGCAGGCGCAGCAATCGGCGGCGGCGCCACAGCCCCGCGCGGAGCCCGATCCGGATCAGGAACGCATCGAAATTCCAGCGTTCCTGCGTCGTCAAGCAAACTAATTCACGTCAGATCGTGAGAATGAGGGCTGCCTTTGGGCGGCCCTTTTTCGTTTCAAAACATCGACTTGGGGGTAGGGCGGCCAAATAGCGCCATTTTGTGACAGTGATGTTTCAGACGGTTGCAAACTGTGTGTTGAGAGAATGGACCCACTTCCTTAGCTAGGGGTTAAGCAAGTGACATCCGTGTCTCTATAAGGAAAAACAGTCGTGCAGATGACCGTCAAAACACCAGTTCGATTCTCCGGCACAGGCCTGCATTCCGGCAAGCCTGCGACCGTGACCATCCTTCCGGCTGGCCTGCACCACGGTATCTGGTTCAAGCGGACCGACAAGGATCTGGGCGACCGGATGATCCCGGCACGGTGGGATGCGGTGAACCGTTCGCCCCTGTGCACAAAGCTGGAAAATGCGGCCGGTCTGCAGGTGTCGACCGTCGAACATCTGATGGCCGCGCTTGCGGGCTGTGGCATCCACAATGCGTTGGTTGAAATCGACGGCCCGGAAGTACCGATCCTCGATGGGTCTTCGGCGCCTTTCGTGCGCGGCATCATGCAGCGCGGCGTGCAGGTGCAAGCGGCCCCGATCATGGCGCTCGAAGTGCTCAAGGACGTCACGGTGCAGGACGGCGACGCACGCGCGACGCTGTCGCCTTCGGACACGCTGCGCATTGATTTCGAGATCGATTTCGAAGACGCGGCCATCGGCCATCAGCGCAAGTCGCTGGTGATGAACAACGGTCGCTTTGCCCGCGAGCTGTGCGACAGCCGGACATTCTGCCGTCAGGCGGATGTGGATGCGATGCAGGCCAACGGTCTCGCACTCGGCGGTGCTGCGGGCGAGAACGCGGTTGTGTTCGACGGTGACGATGTGGTCAGCCCGGGCGGTTTGCGCCACGGTGACGAGCCCGTGCGTCACAAGATGCTGGACGCGCTGGGTGATCTGGCGCTGGCAGGGGCACCGATCCTTGGCCAGTACACCGGTGTACGCGCCGGCCACAGCCTGACGAACACCCTGCTGCGCGCCCTGTTTGCCGATCCCGATGCGTACCGTCTGGTGGAATGTGATGCGGCGATGGCGGCCCGTTTGCCCGGTGCCGGTCTGGTCTGGGACGAAATCCCCGCGGTTGCGTAAGCGCCGTGCCGGGGCGCTGCCCGACGCGAAAACCTCACTTTGGTCACGGAATGTCGCGTTACGTTCATTGTGCATTTTGCACCGGAAAACTTTGTGTTAGTTACGCACCAAGCGGGGCGTTCGCGCCCCCGTTGGTTGTGAGAGAACGAGGGTAAAAGGGATGGGATTTCGCAGGTCGGCGGCACGTCTTTCCGGTGCGATGCTGGTCGCGGCAGCGCTGGCCGCGTGCAACGGTGACAACGCGGGCCGCTTTACGGGCAGCGTTTTCAATCCCGAAGAAATCCCTCTCGAAAGCTACACTCCCGAACAGATTTTCGAGCGGGGCGAGTTCGAGTTGAACCGCCGCCGGCCCGATCAGGGCGCGTTCTATTTCTCCGAGATCGAGCGGCTGTATCCCTATTCCGAATGGGCCAAGCGGGCGCTGATCATGCAGGCGTTTGCCTACCACCGCGATCAGGATTATCCCAACAGCCGGTCCGCGGCGCAGCGGTTTATCGATTTTTACCCGGATGATGACGATGCGGCCTATGCGGCCTATTTGCTGGCGCTGAGCTATTATGACCAGATTGACGATGTCGGTCGGGATCAGGGTTTGACGTTTCAGGCCCTGCAGGCGCTGCGGGCCGTGATCGAGCGGTATCCAGATAGCGATTATGCCCGCACGTCGGTGCTGAAATTCGATCTGGCGTTTGACCATCTGGCGGCCAAGGAAATGGAAATCGGGCGCTACTACCTCAAGCGGGGCCATTACACCGCCGCGATCAACCGGTTCCGCGTGGTGGTCGAGGATTTCCAGACCACCAGCCATACTGCAGAGGCGCTGCACCGTCTGGTGGAAAGCTATCTCAGCCTCGGGTTGACGGATGAGGCGCAGACCGCCGGGGCCATTCTGGGCTTCAACTACCAGTCGACCGAATGGTATGACGACAGTTACAAGTTGCTGACCGGCCGGGGGCTGGAGCTGAAGTCCTTCGGGGACAACTGGCTGTCCGCGATCTACCGCCAGACGATCAGGGGTCAATGGATCTAGGAACGGTGGGGGACACCCCGCTTTAAGGGATTGCGATGCTGCGCGGGTTGGACATTTCCGACATGCTGATCATTGAGCGGTTGGAACTCGCGTTCCAGCCGGGGCTTAACGTGCTTACCGGTGAAACCGGCGCGGGCAAATCGATCCTGCTCGATAGTCTGGGGTTTGTGCTGGGCTGGCGCGGGCGGGCGGATCTGGTGCGTCAGGGGGCGGCCCAAGGTGAGGTGACCGCGTGGTTCGACCTGCCCGAAAACCATCCGGCCCATGCCGTGTTGCAGGATGCGGGGCTGCCCGATGGCGACGAACTGATCCTGCGCCGGATAAATACCGCGGACGGGCGCAAGACGGCGTGGGTCAACGATCGGCGCTGTTCGGGTGATGTGCTGCGCCAGTTGTCCGAGACGCTTGTGGAACTGCACGGCCAGCACGACGACCGTGGGCTGCTCAATCCGCGCGGCCACCGTGCCATACTGGATGAGTTTGCGGGCCTCGATGCCGCGCGGGCCAAGGTGCGCAAGGCATGGAGTGACATGGCCCGCGCACGCAAGGCGGCGGAAGCAGCGGCCAAGGCGCAGGACGAGATCCGCGCAGAAGAGGAATTCCTGCGCTATGCGGTGGCGGAGCTGGACAAGCTGGACCCGCAGGAGGGTGAGGAAGCCACGCTCGACACCCAGCGCCGCAGGATGCAGTCCGCAGAGAAAATCCGCGCCGACGTTGTCAATGCCTATGAGGCAATGGGTCAAAGCGGTGCGGAATCGCTGCTGGCCGATGCGACGCGGTGGCTTGATGGTGCGGCGGACCGCGCCGATGGCAGTCTTGAGGAGCCAATGGCCGCCCTGAACCGCGCCATGATCGAATTGGACAGCGCGATGGAAGGCGTTGTCGGCGCGATCGAGGCGATGTCGTTCGACGAGCGGGAACTGGAAGAAACCGAGGAGCGGCTTTTCGCGATCCGCGGATTGGCCCGAAAG from Sulfitobacter sp. S190 includes the following:
- the lpxC gene encoding UDP-3-O-acyl-N-acetylglucosamine deacetylase, encoding MTVKTPVRFSGTGLHSGKPATVTILPAGLHHGIWFKRTDKDLGDRMIPARWDAVNRSPLCTKLENAAGLQVSTVEHLMAALAGCGIHNALVEIDGPEVPILDGSSAPFVRGIMQRGVQVQAAPIMALEVLKDVTVQDGDARATLSPSDTLRIDFEIDFEDAAIGHQRKSLVMNNGRFARELCDSRTFCRQADVDAMQANGLALGGAAGENAVVFDGDDVVSPGGLRHGDEPVRHKMLDALGDLALAGAPILGQYTGVRAGHSLTNTLLRALFADPDAYRLVECDAAMAARLPGAGLVWDEIPAVA
- the ftsZ gene encoding cell division protein FtsZ; this translates as MTLNLSMPGQEELKPRITVFGVGGAGGNAVNNMIEKELDGVEFVVANTDAQALQQAKSENRVQLGIKVTEGLGAGARATVGAAAAEESIEQIVDHLAGAHMCFITAGMGGGTGTGAAPIIAQAARELGVLTVGVVTKPFQFEGAKRMRQAEDGVDALQKVVDTLIIIPNQNLFRLANEKTTFTEAFSMADDVLYQGVKGVTDLMVRPGLINLDFADVRAVMDEMGKAMMGTGEADGEERAIQAAEKAIANPLLDEISLRGAKGVLINITGGHDLTLFELDEAANRIREEVDPEANIIVGSTLDTDMGGTMRVSVVATGIDALDVQTDMPVPRRSMSKPLTQEVAIEEPAPVAAATQVVAEQQPAPVEEAPQPTYVEEVAEESHDQPDMFAEPAQEQYEDATDDLPPPAYAQEPQQYEPRREQIEAEPETFVAPRAPTPGTPSPEAMARLRAAAQRAAPAQQPAAPAPQQQQAQQQNPQAGQGAERPRFGINSLINRMTGTQEGGAPQDRAAAPKPAPRQQPPMQAQQSAAAPQPRAEPDPDQERIEIPAFLRRQAN
- a CDS encoding DUF2484 family protein, with the protein product MTLVWLSIGWVFAAVATAMLPMRHQYVPGISLMVAAPVLIVMLGQGYGWIYAVLALAAFVSMFRNPLRYFIARARGQKPEIPQ
- the ftsA gene encoding cell division protein FtsA produces the protein MMDLYDSQRTMRHMRKLAMQRGVVAILDVGSSKIAALVLRFDGSARLEESGEIGSLAGQSGFRVIGAATTRSRGVRFGEICAMGETERAIRTALQAAQKMAGIRVDHVIACFAGAEPRSYGLDAKIALEDQTVCEEDVARVLSSCDVPEYGEGREVLHAQPVNFALDHRSGLIDPRGQLGNELSVDMHMLTVDALAVQHLAHCIKRCDLELAGIASSAYVSGISSLVEDEQELGAACIDLGGGATGVSIFIKKHMIYADSIRMGGDHVTSDISMGLQVPTANAERIKTFYGGVHATGMDDRETIEIGGETGDYEHDRRTASRAELIGIMRPRVEEILEEVRARLDAAGFDHLPSQQIVLTGGGSQIPGLDGLASKILGQQVRLGRPLRVHGLPQAATGPGFSSAVGLALFAAHPQDEWWDFDIPADRYPARSLKRAVKWFKDNW
- a CDS encoding DUF2484 family protein, which produces MSLSLTLVCLWALVANVLAMTPSKDHHWRNAYILIGIGIPLVGYVVTQHGPWIGLIVLAAGCSVLRWPVIYFGRWVRGAFSKGAAE
- a CDS encoding cell division protein FtsQ/DivIB; the protein is MRALIRRKTDGGRADPAPSRWAWRLQRLMLTPGVRLGLRAGVPFCVTLLAGTLYLSDEARRGHIEQVVAEARASIETRPEFMVNLMAIDGAQGELATYIRDSLPLDFPISSFDLDLGAMRKTVTEISAVKSASVRIKPGGVLQIDVTPRKAVALWRSDAGLSLIDAEGYYIAAATSRFARPDLPLIAGEGADGHVAEAIELMQAAAPLGDRLRGLVRVGARRWDVVLDRDQRILLPQAGALRALERVIALEGAQDVLSRDVARVDMRLNHRPTVKMTTEAAEEWQAQQAAFGTGNR
- the murC gene encoding UDP-N-acetylmuramate--L-alanine ligase, which codes for MNAATKLPQDVGAIHFVGIGGIGMSGIAEVLLNHGYQVQGSDLKASKITDRLAEQGARIFVGQRAENIENAQVVVISSAIKPGNAELDAARGLGLPVVRRAEMLAELMRLKSNIAIAGTHGKTTTTTMVAALLDGGGFDPTVVNGGIIHAYGSNARKGEGEWMVVEADESDGTFNRLPATVAIVTNIDPEHMEHWGTIENLRQGFLDFTSNIPFYGVAVCCTDHPEVQSLVGKISDRRVVTYGFNAQADVRAVGLHYKNGIAHFDVHLQAEDIIIHDCQLPMPGDHNVSNALSAVAVARHLGMKGEEIREALRSFGGVNRRFTKVGEVDGVTIIDDYGHHPVEIAAVLKAARHATEGRVIAVHQPHRYSRLSHHFDEFCACFNDCDVVGIAPVYAAGEEPIEGADRDALVAGLIQHGHRHARRVDGPDDLVRLVAEQAGPGDMVVCLGAGTISAWANELPDSLRKLKGAAA
- a CDS encoding D-alanine--D-alanine ligase, whose protein sequence is MGGPSAEREVSLSSGRACAAALREHGYENVVEVDAGPDLPVVLAQLAPDVVLNCLHGRWGEDGCVQGLLEWMAIPYSHSGVMASAVAMDKQRSKDVFRAAGLPVVDSMIVDADAVRAGHVMLPPYVVKPNNEGSSVGVYLVDVENNGPPQLGPEMPQSVMVETFAPGRELTTSVMGGRALTVTDIHTTGWYDYDAKYKEGGSSHVVPADVPQEIFDLCMSYAVQAHDALGCKGVSRTDFRWDEARGTEGLILLETNTQPGMTATSLTPEQAQAVGISFPQLCAWMVEDASCAR
- the recN gene encoding DNA repair protein RecN, producing MLRGLDISDMLIIERLELAFQPGLNVLTGETGAGKSILLDSLGFVLGWRGRADLVRQGAAQGEVTAWFDLPENHPAHAVLQDAGLPDGDELILRRINTADGRKTAWVNDRRCSGDVLRQLSETLVELHGQHDDRGLLNPRGHRAILDEFAGLDAARAKVRKAWSDMARARKAAEAAAKAQDEIRAEEEFLRYAVAELDKLDPQEGEEATLDTQRRRMQSAEKIRADVVNAYEAMGQSGAESLLADATRWLDGAADRADGSLEEPMAALNRAMIELDSAMEGVVGAIEAMSFDERELEETEERLFAIRGLARKHDVMPDTLAGFADTLRAKLGALDAGEAEAARLAEAVREAQAAYDEAAAALTAGREKAARKLDKAVSAELAPLKMERAVFATQISPETPGPDGKDAVSFTVATNPGAPAGPLNKIASGGELSRFLLALKVCLTKDQTGLTLIFDEIDRGVGGATADAVGRRLASIAARGQVLVVTHSPQVAALGAHHWRVEKSVAKGMTTTNVVPLAPDERVDEVARMVAGDTITDAARDAARALLSA
- the murB gene encoding UDP-N-acetylmuramate dehydrogenase, whose protein sequence is MISNLPSVRGRLTPDRALSELTWLRVGGPADALFQPADVADLSDFMRQLPDDVTVFPMGVGSNLIVRDGGLRAVVVRLGRGFNTITCAEGLVTAGAAALDAHVARKAADAGLDLTFLRTIPGSIGGAVRMNAGCYGSYTADHFISADVVTRSGERRTLGPEDMNFRYRQSDLPEGAVLIAATFAPPKGEAEALHARMEAQLAKRDETQPTRDRSAGSTFRNPAGFSSTGKDDDVHDLKAWKVIQDAGMKGATRGGAQMSTKHANFLINTGGATAADLEGLGEEVRKKVYDSSGITLEWEIMRVGEN
- a CDS encoding outer membrane protein assembly factor BamD gives rise to the protein MGFRRSAARLSGAMLVAAALAACNGDNAGRFTGSVFNPEEIPLESYTPEQIFERGEFELNRRRPDQGAFYFSEIERLYPYSEWAKRALIMQAFAYHRDQDYPNSRSAAQRFIDFYPDDDDAAYAAYLLALSYYDQIDDVGRDQGLTFQALQALRAVIERYPDSDYARTSVLKFDLAFDHLAAKEMEIGRYYLKRGHYTAAINRFRVVVEDFQTTSHTAEALHRLVESYLSLGLTDEAQTAGAILGFNYQSTEWYDDSYKLLTGRGLELKSFGDNWLSAIYRQTIRGQWI